One region of Mus musculus strain C57BL/6J chromosome 15, GRCm38.p6 C57BL/6J genomic DNA includes:
- the Olfr279 gene encoding olfactory receptor 279, protein MSGVSENQTTWLTLVGFGKLKHLGFLPFALFLAIYVATVGGNILIVLAVASSRTLHTPMYFFLCHFSLLEIGYTSNIVPRLLQSFLEGGDLISLVGCLAQFYVFASLAAAECLMLSAMSYDRYLAICHPLHYPVLMSTWCCVRLATGAWFSGFFFSAFTLALAAPLSLCPGRRVIDHYFCDFAPVVGLFCGEVWVMWGAGVSISGCLTLAPFLLIVASYVFILRAVLRIPSSHGRQKAFSTCSSHLSVVAVFYGTLIVVYVAPTEHMPALLRKAFSVFYTVLTPMFNPIIYSLKNQEVKWALRRLCRQLL, encoded by the coding sequence ATGAGTGGTGTGAGTGAGAACCAGACCACCTGGCTGACCCTCGTGGGCTTCGGGAAGCTGAAACACCTGGGCTTCCTCCCCTTTGCCCTCTTTCTAGCCATCTATGTGGCAACGGTTGGTGGCAATATCCTCATCGTGCTTGCTGTGGCCTCCAGTCGGACCCTCCACACACCGATGTACTTCTTCCTCTGCCATTTCTCCCTGCTGGAGATCGGCTACACATCCAACATCGTGCCTCGGCTGTTACAGAGCTTCCTGGAAGGTGGGGACCTCATCTCCTTGGTCGGCTGCCTCGCCCAGTTCTACGTGTTTGCCTCTCTGGCTGCAGCCGAGTGTCTCATGCTCTCGGCCATGTCCTATGACCGTTACTTGGCCATTTGCCACCCCCTTCATTACCCGGTCCTCATGAGCACCTGGTGCTGTGTCCGCCTAGCCACGGGGGCCTGGTTCAGTGGCTTCTTCTTCTCTGCCTTCACTCTGGCCTTGGCagcccctctgtccctctgtcccggCCGCAGGGTGATTGATCACTACTTCTGTGACTTCGCTCCGGTGGTAGGGCTGTTCTGTGGAGAGGTGTGGGTCATGTGGGGGGCTGGCGTGAGCATCTCGGGCTGCCTCACACTCGCCCCCTTCCTGTTGATCGTCGCGTCCTACGTCTTCATCCTGCGGGCTGTGCTGAGAATCCCTTCCAGCCACGGGAGGCAGAAAGCCTTCTCCACCTGCTCCTCCCACCTCAGTGTGGTCGCGGTATTCTACGGCACTCTCATCGTGGTCTATGTGGCCCCGACAGAGCACATGCCCGCCTTGCTCCGGAAGGCCTTCTCTGTCTTCTACACAGTGCTTACCCCCATGTTCAACCCCATCATCTACAGTCTCAAGAATCAAGAGGTCAAATGGGCTCTCCGTAGGCTCTGCAGGCAGCTCCTCTGA